AACGATAGTTCTGATTATAATTCATTTCTGATAAGCCGTAAACGGTTTAGATTAACGAAATTTCCGCACCGCCTGCCTTTTAAAATTGGCTTTGTTTGGCTTTGTTTTTGGCAGTTCATTGTTGGCAGTTTTTTGTTATTAGTCATTGTGTATATTGAGGTTAAATTCATTTTCAGCTTTTTGAAAATTGGCTTTGTTTTGCATAATTTATTCATTTTGATTGATTTTTTCCTTCTGCGCAAACAACCATAGCTTCCGCCGTCGCTGAAGCTATGGCGGACAATACATACCTCCTTCCACAATAGGACGAACCTGCGCGAATGTGTCGAAAAATGTGGGGTTTATAGGGGTGCGGTTTTGGCTAAGTCGTTATAGCTAAAGGGATAAAAAATTTCCCCAAAAACCATTTTGGATGTTTGACTACCTGCGCATTTGATTGAAAATTTGAAAAGACAACAAAACCGTTGTTTTCACTTTTCGCTTAATCGTTTTATTTCCTGCTGAATTTCAGGGATAACTTGAGGATTGTGAATGATTTTGTTTTTTCCTTCGGTTATCGAAATAATGTAAAAAACTTTACCCCCATATTTTTTTGTGAATTTCTCATGTGTACTTTTTTGGAATTCGAGCTCATTTATTATTTGTGTAATATAAGCGAAACCAGCCGGTTTAATTTGTAGGCCGACGTAGCTTCCTTTGACATCAATATAGAAATCAACGTTATAACCTCTGTCCCATTCATCAGGCGCAGGGAGGATTTTTACTCCCAATTCTTTTTCGAGACGGCCATAAATAGTTTGAATTTCAGATTTGTAACCATCGAATGTTCTCGAAATAACAAGGTCAATTAAAAAGTTAATACAATCCTGTTCGGTGATGCTTTCTATCTCAGCATGGCAAATTTCTGTCACTTTTATAAACAGTGTCCTGCCAAGCTGCTCTAAATGTTCCCGAGCATATACGTTTGAATAATAATATTGCTCCCACTCTTCCACTTTCTTCGGGGCACATTTTCTTATATGCTCAGCGACAGGGCCAACTTTATTCTTGCGTGTAAGTCCCCATCGCATATTTGCGCCGTTTAGTATCCATTCTTTAGGCATTTAAACTCCTCTTCAAGAACTCAGTTAAGCTGCCGTGCAGTGTTATCTGCTTCCACAAAGCCTTGTTTAAGCAGATGGCGGTTAATAAAAGTTTTATTTTGTAAATACAAATAACACAACAGGTTATTTTGGCTGTCGTGTTTCGTATGGCCGAATTTCATAAAAACTTTCTGGCCTTTGGTTTTCGACTGCAAAAATTCAATAGCTTGGGCTTTCTTTTCAGCTTTTTCTTTTATACCTATCAGGCGAATTTTCAGACCGTCATCAAGTTCGAGTTCTATAGGAGAAATAACCTTTTTTACATTATGATAATCCTGTCTTTTTTGGCTATCGCCATTAATTTTAGAACCAAACTGTAATTTCCGAGGGTCGATTTTTTTGTCGAATTTTACGGGATCTTTAAAAACATAAGGCAATTTATTTATTTCCTCTTTCCAGTCAATTTCATCCTCTCTGTTTTGTGCAAGTTCGATGCTGAACTTATCAAAAAATTCTTTTTCCTTTAAACCAAGTTTTTCTTTGATAACAGGTATGAAATTAGGGTTTATTTCATACCCTATTGAATTTCTTTCGAGGTTTTTTGCTGCCAGAGATGTTGTCCCGCTCCCGATAAACGGGTCCAATATTGTATCGCCGATAAAACTAAACATTTTAATAAGCCGGCGGGGGATTTCTTCCGGAAACATTGCCAGATGGCCATTTTGTTTTTCACCTGGGATATTCCAATGGCCGACAAAATACTGATTCCATTCTTCAGTGGTCAGTTTTGATTTGTCTTTGATACCTCTTGGCACTGCTTTGCAAATGCCGGGCTTTTTAAAAATCAGAATGAATTCATAATCGATTTTGATAATTCCGTTTCGCGGATACGGGAAAGAACCCATAATCGTAGCACCGCCGGTAGTGTTACAGGTTGTGACCTTTTGCCAAATAATAGCCCCCATATAATCGAACCCTATTGTTTCACAGAATTTGATTATTTCGGTGCGGATTGGAATTATTTTATATCTGCCATAATAAACCGACCTCGCAAATTGATCGCCGATATTTATACATAATCGGCATCCATCCTCGAGTGTTCGGAAACACTCGCTCCATACAAGGTTAAGATTGTTTATATAATTTTCGTAAGTATCGTCAAAACCTATCTGACCGCCGTTGCCATAATCTTTTAATTGCCAGTAAGGAGGCGAAGTTATGATAAGCTGAATAGATTTATCATCTATTTCAGTCATTTGTCTTGAATCACCGATTATAATTTTGTGTTTTGTCATACAGATTTCTTTCCCATAGGCATTAGTGTAAACCTTGCCGAATAATTTGCAAGAGGCAATAAAGATAAAGCATCCCTCGCCCCGGTGAGATAGCCCCGATGAAGTAGCAAAAGCACTTCACGGGGTAAACTTCCACGCCCCGAAGAGATAATTTCACATCTCATCCCAGTTAGACAGCAAAAGACGCGTCTCACGGGACAGGCGGGGCAGGCATCTCACGGGGTAAACTCTGGCACCCCGCCGGCATAGTAACCCCTGCCGCGAGCGGCAGGGCTAACCAACCCCCAAGCAGGCTTGAGGGCTAAACATATTTGGATTACCGCTCCATTACTGTCGCGGCTCTGTAACCCACGCAATAAATCCGCCTTCGGCGAGACAGGTTGCGGGGCTAAATATCTGAATCCCGTCATCAAGATGACGGGGCTAAACAAGAATAAGACAATTTTTCTTGTAAAACCAATTGGTAATAATTAAACTACTCAAATTAAGGGTCGGTGCCCGAGCGGCCAAAGGGGATGGGCTGTAAACCCATTGGCGCAAGCCTACGTTGGTTCGATTCCAACCCGGCCCATTTTCCGAGTTTTTAATCGCTGATTAAGCTGATTTTGTCGATTTTCAATTAACCACGAATTAACACTAATAAACACAATTGTAACGAAAGACACGGGTAATAAGCCCGTAAATAGCAGGATAGTGCAAAAAGAAGGCTTTCGTCTTATATTTCTTACACCCCCCCACCGATGATAATAGAGAGCGTTAAATTTGACAAAATCTTAAGAGGATAATCTATGAAACTTGACCCAACCAAGATGAAGGATTGGCAGATTGCTGAAGCGGCAGAGCAATCTATGAAACCCGTCAGTCAGTTGGCTAAAGAATTAGGATTGGCCGACGATGAGGTGCTGCCGATGGGACGGCAGTTAGCACGTATCGATTATGTCAAGGTCTTAGAAAGACTGAAAGGTCAAACCAAGCCAAGCGCAAAATACATCGACGTTACCGCCATCACTCCTACGCCTTTGGGAGAAGGGAAGAGCACGACAACAATCGGATTGATTGAAGGGATGGGGAAATTAGGTAAAAAGGCGACCGGCGCCATTCGACAGCCAAGCGGCGGCCCGACATTTAACATCAAAGGTTCGGCAGCAGGAGGCGGGCTGGCCCAATGTATTCCGCTGGTGCCGTTTTCAATTCGTCTTACCGGCGATATCGACTGCATCACGAACGCACACAATTTGGCAATGGTGGCACTGACCAGCCGAATGCAGCACGAGAGAAACTATACTGATGAGCAGTTAGCAAAAAGAAATTTAAAGAGATTAGATATCGACCCGGATCAGGTACAAATGAAATGGGTGATGGATTTTTGCGCACAATCACTTCGCAATATAACTATCGGCAAAGGCGGCAAGATGGACGGCTATGAGATGGAATCCGGATTTGCCATCGCGGTCTCGAGCGAACTGATGGCGATACTGGCGCTGGCCAGAGACCTGAAGGACCTGCGGGAAAGAATTAGTAAAATCGTAGTCGCATACAGCAAAAGCGGAAACGAAGTTACCACAGCCGACCTCGAAGTTGACGGCGCGATGACGGCGTGGATGCTGGAAACGCTCAATCCGAGCCTGCTGCAGACTATCGAAGGCCAGCCGGTGTTTGTCCACGCGGGGCCGTTCGCAAATATCGCGATAGGCCAAAGCTCGATTATCGCCGACAGGGTCGCCACGAAATTGTCAGAATATCACGTTACAGAAAGTGGTTTCGGCGCTGACATCGGCTTCGAGAAGTTCTGGAACTTAAAGTGCCGGATGTCGGGCCTTAAACCCGACGCGGTGGTTATTGTCGCCACCATTCGGGCGCTAAAGATGCACGGCGGCGGCCCCGTGGTCAAGCCGGGATTACCGCTCGATAAGGAATACACAAAAGAAAATCTCAAGTGGGTCGAGGATGGCTGCGACAATCTTATCGCTCATATTGAAACGGTGAAGAAAAGCGGTGTCCGTCCCGTTGTCTGCATAAACGGCTTCAGCGCCGATACCAAAGCCGAAATCGAACTGGCGCGTAAAATTTCGGAACAAAACGGCGCTTTGGCGGCATATTCGGAACACTGGCTGAAAGGCGGAGACGGCGCAATCGAGCTTGCCGAAACCGTCATTGCGGCCTGCAAGGAAAAGAGTAAATTCAAATTCCTCTATGAATTGGGGACACCTTTGCGAAAACAGGTGGAATTAATCGCCAAAGAAGTTTACGGCGCCGATGGTGTTACATACACAGAAGAAGCATTGAAAAAGGCGGAAGCCCTCGAAAAGAACGAGGATTTCAAGAACTTCGGCACGTGTATGGTCAAGACGCACTTGAGTCTGTCTCATAATCCTGATTTTAAGGGCCGGCCAAAGGGATGGAAACTTCCAATTCGCGACTTTATGGTGTATAAAGGGGCAGGTTTTATCGTACCGCTGGCAGGCGAGATTAAGCTGATGCCTGGCACAAGCTCGGACCCGGCTTTTAGGCGCATCGACGTGGACTTAAAAACCGGAAAAGTAACGGGAATGTTTTAGAATGACAAATGGTAACTGGTAATCGGGAACTGGAGTAAACAAATGGCAGCAAAAATCATCGACGGAAAACAAGTAGCAGCGGAAATGCAGGCAGAGCTGAAAAAAGAAGCAGCATCGCTGAAACAAGAAAATATCGTGCCTGGACTGGGAGTCATCCTCGTAGGTGAGGACCCCGCATCACAATCTTATGTTACTGCAAAAGAACGCGCGTGCGCAGAATTGGGGATTTACTCCGATGATAACCGTCTGCCTGCAGATATCACACAGAAGGACTTGATTGCTCTAATCAACAAAATGAATGCCGACCCAAAAATAAACGGTATCCTGGTCCAGCTGCCTCTGCCCAAACATCTCAATGAAGGCGAAGTTCTTCTCGCAATCAGCCCTGACAAGGACGTCGATGGTTTTCATCCGACCAATATCGGCAAAATGGTGGCGGGACAGCCGGCATTTTTGCCCTGCACGCCGCACGGCGTCATTAAACTTTTGCAGCGTAACGGCGTTAAAATCGAAGGCGCCCACGTAGTAGTCGTCGGACGCAGCAATATCGTCGGCAAGCCCATTGCGAATATGCTCATTCAGAAAAGTCAAACCGGCAACGCCACCGTAACGGTCTGCCACACAAAAACAAAAGACCTTGCCCACCACACCCGCCAAGCCGATATTATCATTGCCGCCGCAGGCAGGCCCAAAACTATAACCGCGGACATGGTAAAGGACGGCGCAGCCGTAATTGATGTGGGCGTCAACCGCGTTAAAGATGCTACCAAGAAAAGCGGATATCGGCTGACCGGCGATGTTGATTTTGAAGCAGTCAAGGAAAAGGCGAGCGTGATTACTCCTGTCCCCGGCGGAGTCGGACCGATGACTATAACAATGCTGCTCTACAATACAGTGGAATCCGCCAAGAGGGCTGCCGGGAAAATTTAATATCGAATTCTTAGTTTTGTCCCGTGAGTTTTTTCAGCAGACTCCTGAGGACATATGCAAATTCCCAGCTTCTGCCTTTGCTTTCTTTTAAAAGCTTTGTTCCTTCTTTCGTAGCGGTTTTGCCCAGTTGTATGGTCGTGCCAAGGGTTGACTTCATGGCAGCAATCATCTCGTTAGGCAAAACACCTGTCCCTTTATCCGCCACGCCGGCTACTATGGCTGCCAAGATCTTCCTGGACAATTCGGCCGTATCCAAGTCGTTATCGCGGCCTAAATCGGTCATCACGATAGGGTCAAGATTAAACGTAATGGTATCTACCTTTCCGGGGACAGGCAGCAACTTTGCCTTAACTATTACGTCAGTAATTTCGATGTTATTGACGTGGATTTTTTTCCCGTCTTTTCCAGATTTGCCTTCGGCTTTTCGCCGATCGGACACCGCTTTCATCACATCTTGAAGGTTATTACCGGAAACACCTCTTTGCTCAAGAAAGATATTTACTCCATCGAGTTTGATTTCTTTTATATCAACCCTCTCACCCAGAAGCGCCCTTACATCAACTTCGATTTTGGCACTTTTCAGCTCAAGCAGCTTATCGTACCGATAACCAGGCGGATTATTAACTGAAAGATTACTAATGCTAAGCTTGCCTGCGAAAATTTGCAGGTCGACATCCCCCACACTTACCCCGACGTTTAAGGCTTTGGTCGCCGCGACCTCGATACCCATTTTTAAGGCATGGTCGGCAAAAATATCAATGGCTATCGCCGCAACGGCAGCCAGAATCAGAACAGCCGGCAGAATAACCCACACAATTTTTTTTAAAGATTTTTTCATTTTCTAACCTCACCCTAAACTTTCTCTCCGGCCAAACTTTCAGCAGGCTCACGAAAGATTTTTGCACCGACCAGATTCAATTTTTCTTCGATTTTTTCATAGCCGCGGTCGATGTGATAAACTCTGTTGACAATTGTGGTGCCTTCAGCAACCATACCGGCGAGAACCAGCGCCGCCGACGCCCTCAGGTCAGAGGCCATTACAGGGGCGGCAATCAGTTTCTTTACACCCGCTACTATGACCGTAGGCCCTTCTTTGCGCAAATTCGCCGCCATTCGATTCAGTTCAGCGATGTGCATAAACCTGTCAGGAAAAACTTTTTCAATCACAATGCTATTACCTTTGGCAAGTGACAGAAGTGCCATAAACTGAGCCTGCAAATCGGTAGGAAAACCCGGATAAGGCTGTGTGGTAATATCAGCCGGTTTAATTGTTGAGCTTTTGCGGGCAACGACACAGCCATCGTCTGCGGCTTCGACTGTTACCCCAATACTTCTTAACCTGTCAACAACAGCCATCATATCCTCGAGCCGACAATTCTGAATATGAAGCGAGCCTGACGTTATAGCGGCAGCAACCATAAAAGTCCCGGCCTCGATTCTGTCGGGAATTACCTGATGTTCGGCCGGGGCCAACTCTTTAACTCCTTCGATAATCAGCCTGGGTGAACCGATACCGTTTATCTTAGCACCCATTTTGGTAAGGCAGTTCGCCAAATCAACTATTTCCGGTTCGCAGGCAGCCGACTCGATAGTCGTCTTACCCTTGGCCAGTGTTGCGGCCATTAACACATTTGCCGTGCCTAATACAGTCGAGCCAAAGGGCCCGCCCATAAAAATATCTTTCCCCCTCAATCCGTTCTTAGGCGCCTCGGCGACAACATAGCCGTTTTTAAGATGGATTTTCGCGCCAAGCTCAGAAAGGCCCCGCAGATGAATGTCGATGGGCCTGTCGCCAATAGCGCATCCGCCCGGCATTGAAACCTCCACCCTGCCGCAGCGAGCAAGCAACGGGCCGAGTATGCAAACACTCGCCCGCATTCTGCGGACAATGTCATACTCGCCAACCGGATTATCAATTGTTTCCGAATCGATGCACAAATCCCCGTTTGGTTTTCGTGTAAATCCGCAACCCAATTGGTCAAGCAGCTGGCCAAAAACGGTAATATCAGAAAGATATGGCACGGCTTTTATAACCGATTTGCCGGCAGCTAACATAGTGGCGGCCATTATCGGCAAAGAAGCGTTTTTGGAACCATTTACATTAACGGCCCCCGAAAGCCGGACAGGCCCTTCGATGCGAAATATATCCATAATCTATTTTCCCCCGGGCGGCACTAATTCTCAACATAAGCTAATAGACCAGACACAGACAAAAAAATTGGTGCTGCCCGAACGTTTTTGGTAATGTAGCACAAAACAGGCTTAGTTTCAAGGTTGCAAAAGTATATAACGATGAATATTCCTGAGATTATTAAATCCGCCTGCGGCGAAGTCAGCTACACAATCGCAATTGACTTCGTTATTTTCCTTGCAGGACTATTAATATTCGGCAACTGGCTGCTCAAAACATCCTTAGGCAGAAAATCTTTATCCGATTCGGTGCCGCGCCGAAACAATATGCCTCTCTATTTGCCATTTGTTTCGCTGTTTATCTGGTTCGGGGCTGTCTCGCTCGCAACATCAGTTACAGAAAAATTTTTGCCCGCCCTGCAGGACTGGCAAAAGGCTTTCCTGGATAATCTTATCCTCTGCATTGGAGAGATAACAGCAATAGCGGCAGTTGTTTTGCTGGCAAGAGCCAGTTTTGCCCGGCGATTAAAGGGGTTCGGGGTAAATTTCAGGACAATTCACAAAGATATTCCCGCAGCTTTGCTGAACTTGGTTTCTGTCTGGCCTCTTATAGCAGTGATGTTAATCCTGACGATGCACGTCGGCAAACTTATCATAGGGCCTGATTTTGAATTACAACCGCACGAGGAACTCGAAACGATAAGAGCATATTCGCAACTGCCGGTCAGGGCGCTGATTATCGTTACTGCCATAGCGATAGTGCCTGTGTTTGAAGAAATGCTTTTTCGCGGCCTGTTTCAAACAATGCTGCGTTCTATTTTAGCAAAACCCTGGCCATCAATTGCAATAAGCTCCGGCTTATTCGTACTGGCACATTCAAATGCGGGACATTGGCCGGCCCTGTTTGTGCTCTCGGTGTGTATGGGTTATTCGTATGAAAAGAGCGGCTCGCTGCTGCGTCCTATCTTTATTCACGCAATTTTCAACGCAATCAGCATCATAGGAACTTTATATAACATATAATGTGCAGTAAGATGCAGCAGGCCGTTATATATTTTCATAGTACTATAAGCAAAAGTATAACCAGGCCGAAAGCTGTTATAATTATTCCTGAAACTTTATTAAACATGGTCAACTTATCTAAGCTTATCTTTCCATGAAGGATACCAGCTATACCGCAAAGCATAACCCACCAAAGAGCTGAGCCGGTAAATACACCCGCAACCGACAAACCAACGGAAATATAACGTGCGCTCGAAG
The sequence above is a segment of the Phycisphaerae bacterium genome. Coding sequences within it:
- a CDS encoding DNA methyltransferase; translated protein: MTKHKIIIGDSRQMTEIDDKSIQLIITSPPYWQLKDYGNGGQIGFDDTYENYINNLNLVWSECFRTLEDGCRLCINIGDQFARSVYYGRYKIIPIRTEIIKFCETIGFDYMGAIIWQKVTTCNTTGGATIMGSFPYPRNGIIKIDYEFILIFKKPGICKAVPRGIKDKSKLTTEEWNQYFVGHWNIPGEKQNGHLAMFPEEIPRRLIKMFSFIGDTILDPFIGSGTTSLAAKNLERNSIGYEINPNFIPVIKEKLGLKEKEFFDKFSIELAQNREDEIDWKEEINKLPYVFKDPVKFDKKIDPRKLQFGSKINGDSQKRQDYHNVKKVISPIELELDDGLKIRLIGIKEKAEKKAQAIEFLQSKTKGQKVFMKFGHTKHDSQNNLLCYLYLQNKTFINRHLLKQGFVEADNTARQLN
- the folD gene encoding bifunctional methylenetetrahydrofolate dehydrogenase/methenyltetrahydrofolate cyclohydrolase FolD; translated protein: MAAKIIDGKQVAAEMQAELKKEAASLKQENIVPGLGVILVGEDPASQSYVTAKERACAELGIYSDDNRLPADITQKDLIALINKMNADPKINGILVQLPLPKHLNEGEVLLAISPDKDVDGFHPTNIGKMVAGQPAFLPCTPHGVIKLLQRNGVKIEGAHVVVVGRSNIVGKPIANMLIQKSQTGNATVTVCHTKTKDLAHHTRQADIIIAAAGRPKTITADMVKDGAAVIDVGVNRVKDATKKSGYRLTGDVDFEAVKEKASVITPVPGGVGPMTITMLLYNTVESAKRAAGKI
- the murA gene encoding UDP-N-acetylglucosamine 1-carboxyvinyltransferase gives rise to the protein MDIFRIEGPVRLSGAVNVNGSKNASLPIMAATMLAAGKSVIKAVPYLSDITVFGQLLDQLGCGFTRKPNGDLCIDSETIDNPVGEYDIVRRMRASVCILGPLLARCGRVEVSMPGGCAIGDRPIDIHLRGLSELGAKIHLKNGYVVAEAPKNGLRGKDIFMGGPFGSTVLGTANVLMAATLAKGKTTIESAACEPEIVDLANCLTKMGAKINGIGSPRLIIEGVKELAPAEHQVIPDRIEAGTFMVAAAITSGSLHIQNCRLEDMMAVVDRLRSIGVTVEAADDGCVVARKSSTIKPADITTQPYPGFPTDLQAQFMALLSLAKGNSIVIEKVFPDRFMHIAELNRMAANLRKEGPTVIVAGVKKLIAAPVMASDLRASAALVLAGMVAEGTTIVNRVYHIDRGYEKIEEKLNLVGAKIFREPAESLAGEKV
- a CDS encoding formate--tetrahydrofolate ligase; this encodes MKLDPTKMKDWQIAEAAEQSMKPVSQLAKELGLADDEVLPMGRQLARIDYVKVLERLKGQTKPSAKYIDVTAITPTPLGEGKSTTTIGLIEGMGKLGKKATGAIRQPSGGPTFNIKGSAAGGGLAQCIPLVPFSIRLTGDIDCITNAHNLAMVALTSRMQHERNYTDEQLAKRNLKRLDIDPDQVQMKWVMDFCAQSLRNITIGKGGKMDGYEMESGFAIAVSSELMAILALARDLKDLRERISKIVVAYSKSGNEVTTADLEVDGAMTAWMLETLNPSLLQTIEGQPVFVHAGPFANIAIGQSSIIADRVATKLSEYHVTESGFGADIGFEKFWNLKCRMSGLKPDAVVIVATIRALKMHGGGPVVKPGLPLDKEYTKENLKWVEDGCDNLIAHIETVKKSGVRPVVCINGFSADTKAEIELARKISEQNGALAAYSEHWLKGGDGAIELAETVIAACKEKSKFKFLYELGTPLRKQVELIAKEVYGADGVTYTEEALKKAEALEKNEDFKNFGTCMVKTHLSLSHNPDFKGRPKGWKLPIRDFMVYKGAGFIVPLAGEIKLMPGTSSDPAFRRIDVDLKTGKVTGMF
- a CDS encoding AsmA family protein, giving the protein MKKSLKKIVWVILPAVLILAAVAAIAIDIFADHALKMGIEVAATKALNVGVSVGDVDLQIFAGKLSISNLSVNNPPGYRYDKLLELKSAKIEVDVRALLGERVDIKEIKLDGVNIFLEQRGVSGNNLQDVMKAVSDRRKAEGKSGKDGKKIHVNNIEITDVIVKAKLLPVPGKVDTITFNLDPIVMTDLGRDNDLDTAELSRKILAAIVAGVADKGTGVLPNEMIAAMKSTLGTTIQLGKTATKEGTKLLKESKGRSWEFAYVLRSLLKKLTGQN
- a CDS encoding type II CAAX endopeptidase family protein — its product is MNIPEIIKSACGEVSYTIAIDFVIFLAGLLIFGNWLLKTSLGRKSLSDSVPRRNNMPLYLPFVSLFIWFGAVSLATSVTEKFLPALQDWQKAFLDNLILCIGEITAIAAVVLLARASFARRLKGFGVNFRTIHKDIPAALLNLVSVWPLIAVMLILTMHVGKLIIGPDFELQPHEELETIRAYSQLPVRALIIVTAIAIVPVFEEMLFRGLFQTMLRSILAKPWPSIAISSGLFVLAHSNAGHWPALFVLSVCMGYSYEKSGSLLRPIFIHAIFNAISIIGTLYNI
- a CDS encoding MjaI family restriction endonuclease — its product is MPKEWILNGANMRWGLTRKNKVGPVAEHIRKCAPKKVEEWEQYYYSNVYAREHLEQLGRTLFIKVTEICHAEIESITEQDCINFLIDLVISRTFDGYKSEIQTIYGRLEKELGVKILPAPDEWDRGYNVDFYIDVKGSYVGLQIKPAGFAYITQIINELEFQKSTHEKFTKKYGGKVFYIISITEGKNKIIHNPQVIPEIQQEIKRLSEK